The Chryseobacterium sp. 52 genome includes a region encoding these proteins:
- a CDS encoding DUF7010 family protein — MDHLQDAQSDMKEGYGYGSIGVFVSGTVWLFSSWAVNFYTVQKGIWVLMIGGVFIFPLATLIGKLIGIKGKHHKNNPLGKLAMEGTLWMIMCIPLAYGLSLNKAEWFFQGMLLIIAGRYLTFASIYGMRIYWILGMALGAAAFILFKIGAEAFLSAMTGGLIEIISGIVIYCLYRSDKRKIQS, encoded by the coding sequence ATGGATCATTTACAAGATGCCCAATCTGATATGAAAGAAGGCTACGGCTATGGTTCAATCGGTGTTTTTGTGTCAGGAACAGTTTGGCTGTTTTCAAGTTGGGCCGTGAATTTTTATACGGTTCAAAAAGGGATCTGGGTTTTAATGATTGGAGGAGTATTTATTTTCCCATTGGCCACATTAATTGGAAAACTCATTGGGATTAAAGGAAAGCACCATAAGAACAATCCTCTAGGAAAGCTTGCTATGGAAGGCACCCTATGGATGATCATGTGTATTCCTTTAGCGTATGGTTTGTCTTTAAATAAAGCAGAATGGTTTTTCCAGGGAATGCTTCTGATCATCGCCGGACGATACCTGACCTTTGCCAGTATTTACGGGATGCGTATCTATTGGATTTTAGGAATGGCTCTTGGAGCGGCAGCCTTCATTCTTTTTAAAATTGGAGCTGAAGCGTTCTTATCTGCAATGACAGGTGGTTTAATTGAAATTATCTCCGGAATCGTTATTTATTGCCTTTACAGGTCTGATAAACGGAAAATACAATCTTAA
- a CDS encoding ABC transporter permease, with the protein MTNTFYKAFSSEQYKLSKNKEIFGVLLLPVVITFAVGLYIIYNVLTEGADNDGTSNPWKMVLGRPIFMFFYMLYPILVSLFVHACCDIEDKNNNYKILFTIPVSKSKIFISKALFILTTVWLSIVLSYLAFLLSGFLLSLVFPELGFQNYDFREVIFYVFLKFSITLSAIAMVQLALSLVFKNFIYPIGFSMFMLVFSGIVNEKTYSDFLVYTGGYKSYGNFVTENIAFERLDYCNIAAVFIFAAVSFYLFVNKKGV; encoded by the coding sequence ATGACTAATACTTTCTATAAAGCTTTTTCATCCGAACAGTACAAGCTCTCTAAAAACAAGGAAATTTTTGGAGTCCTTCTGCTTCCTGTTGTTATCACTTTCGCTGTTGGTCTTTATATCATTTATAATGTTCTGACGGAAGGGGCAGACAACGACGGAACGTCCAATCCATGGAAAATGGTATTAGGAAGGCCTATTTTTATGTTTTTTTACATGCTGTATCCTATTCTGGTCTCTCTTTTTGTTCATGCCTGTTGTGATATAGAAGACAAAAACAATAACTATAAAATCCTTTTTACCATTCCTGTGTCAAAATCAAAAATATTTATTTCGAAGGCACTTTTTATACTGACAACGGTTTGGCTCTCGATTGTTCTATCCTATCTTGCTTTTCTTCTGAGCGGCTTTCTTCTGAGTCTTGTTTTCCCTGAGCTGGGGTTTCAGAATTATGATTTCAGAGAAGTAATATTTTATGTTTTTCTCAAGTTTTCTATTACACTTTCTGCGATCGCAATGGTACAGCTGGCATTAAGTCTGGTATTCAAAAACTTCATCTACCCTATTGGATTCAGTATGTTTATGCTTGTTTTTTCAGGCATTGTCAATGAGAAGACGTATTCTGATTTTTTGGTTTACACCGGAGGTTATAAATCTTATGGTAATTTCGTGACGGAAAATATCGCATTTGAACGACTGGATTACTGCAATATCGCGGCGGTATTTATTTTTGCGGCGGTGAGTTTTTATTTGTTTGTGAACAAGAAGGGAGTTTAA
- a CDS encoding M43 family zinc metalloprotease: protein MKSKITFKLPFLLFLTLFCLAFGQKNDPKDKIVFGKVYSLEELRKTNGFVRCASTEYEAMLQQKDPKRMTEQQFEDWIGPLIANAQANKSQNGGIITIPVVVHVIHNGESLGTAPNITDTQVQSQITVMNNDYRKLAGTPGANTSPVGADTMIQFALAKVDPKGNPTNGIDRVKLCQDSWATSAIDSYVKPVTIWDPTKYMNMWSVKFSNTELLGYAQFPSNSTLPGLNTNGGYANTDGVVANYATFGSSSYNDGTFLLSAPYDRGRTMTHEVGHFLGLRHIWGDATCGNDYVADTPIHRTSNGGCPAHPKANTCGTPDEMFENYMDYTNDTCMNIFTINQKDRIVAVMNNSPRRMELKTSTADLPITLFANDAELKGEKSCDQTACMESPTSVTAQFSLYNRGTSALTSAVITYSVNGGATQTTNWNGNLAQDKYAIINIPTGVATGSISAQITSVNATTDQRASNNASSVVLGNIVPVSSTNFTFELQLDYWGSETTWSLKNSSGTTLYSGGPYTDVVDPNTDPLPALMTQNWVLPLNDCYTFTINDSEGDGIFEYDGSYRILNSAGAPVIAGNDFTTTQERKFKVVGALATSEVTKEKNTAGIYPNPVSDVLNVTNVANHTKYDIYNAVGQIVKSGALEDQKIRVAELAKGTYFITFKNDKKVESVKFIKK, encoded by the coding sequence ATGAAAAGTAAAATTACTTTTAAATTACCGTTTTTACTTTTTTTAACACTCTTCTGTTTGGCATTCGGACAGAAAAACGATCCTAAAGATAAGATTGTTTTTGGAAAAGTCTATTCCCTTGAAGAGCTTAGAAAAACAAATGGATTTGTGAGATGTGCTTCTACAGAATACGAAGCGATGCTACAGCAAAAAGATCCGAAAAGAATGACTGAGCAACAGTTTGAAGACTGGATTGGCCCATTGATCGCTAATGCACAGGCTAACAAATCTCAAAACGGAGGAATCATTACAATTCCTGTTGTCGTACACGTTATCCACAATGGAGAATCTTTAGGGACAGCACCTAATATTACTGACACACAGGTTCAGTCTCAGATTACTGTAATGAACAATGACTACAGAAAGCTGGCCGGAACTCCGGGAGCGAACACCAGCCCTGTAGGAGCAGACACCATGATACAATTTGCATTAGCAAAAGTAGATCCTAAAGGAAACCCTACAAACGGTATAGACCGTGTTAAGCTTTGCCAGGATTCCTGGGCAACTTCTGCTATTGACAGCTATGTAAAACCGGTTACCATCTGGGATCCCACAAAATACATGAATATGTGGAGTGTGAAATTCTCGAATACGGAGCTTCTTGGTTATGCACAATTCCCTTCCAATTCAACATTACCGGGACTGAATACCAATGGAGGTTATGCAAACACTGACGGTGTAGTGGCTAATTATGCTACCTTCGGAAGCAGCAGTTACAATGATGGAACATTTTTATTAAGTGCTCCTTATGACCGTGGAAGAACAATGACTCACGAAGTAGGACATTTCTTAGGATTGAGACATATCTGGGGAGATGCAACCTGTGGAAATGACTATGTTGCGGATACTCCTATTCACAGAACATCCAACGGAGGATGTCCTGCACACCCGAAAGCAAACACCTGCGGTACTCCTGATGAAATGTTCGAAAACTACATGGACTATACCAATGACACTTGTATGAATATTTTCACGATCAATCAAAAAGACAGAATAGTAGCGGTGATGAACAATTCGCCAAGAAGAATGGAGCTAAAAACTTCAACGGCAGATCTTCCTATTACTTTGTTTGCCAATGATGCAGAATTAAAAGGTGAAAAAAGTTGTGACCAGACAGCGTGTATGGAATCTCCAACTTCAGTTACTGCACAGTTTTCACTTTACAACAGAGGGACAAGCGCACTTACTTCTGCCGTTATTACCTATTCTGTAAACGGTGGAGCAACACAGACTACGAACTGGAACGGAAATTTAGCACAGGATAAATATGCTATTATTAATATTCCTACCGGTGTAGCTACTGGAAGTATTTCGGCACAAATTACATCTGTAAACGCAACGACAGACCAGAGAGCAAGCAACAATGCTTCATCTGTGGTGCTAGGAAATATAGTACCGGTATCAAGTACAAACTTTACATTCGAATTACAGCTTGATTATTGGGGATCTGAAACTACATGGAGTTTAAAAAACAGTTCAGGTACTACACTTTACAGTGGTGGTCCTTATACTGACGTTGTAGACCCTAACACAGACCCTCTTCCTGCATTAATGACTCAAAACTGGGTATTACCTCTGAATGATTGTTATACATTCACCATCAACGATAGTGAAGGTGACGGTATCTTTGAATATGACGGTTCTTACAGAATTTTAAATTCAGCCGGAGCTCCGGTAATTGCAGGTAATGACTTTACGACTACACAGGAAAGAAAATTCAAAGTAGTAGGAGCATTAGCAACCAGTGAAGTGACAAAAGAAAAAAATACTGCAGGAATTTATCCAAATCCGGTAAGTGATGTTCTAAACGTTACCAATGTAGCTAACCATACCAAATATGATATTTACAATGCTGTTGGACAAATCGTAAAATCCGGTGCTCTTGAGGATCAGAAAATACGTGTCGCTGAATTGGCAAAAGGAACTTATTTCATTACGTTCAAAAATGACAAAAAAGTAGAAAGCGTAAAATTTATAAAAAAATAA
- a CDS encoding ABC transporter ATP-binding protein, whose amino-acid sequence MESISTKDLSYKIGSKTILNNISLNVPEGSIYGYLGRNGAGKSTTIKLLLGLLEENSDKIFIQNKSLKQNRTEILASTGNLIESPCFYTKLTVFENLKYLDIIYGKGSKRIDEVLELVDLHKEKKKKASALSMGMKQRLGIAMAIFHDPKLLILDEPLNGLDPQGIFEMRKLFQHLNEQGKTIFLSSHILSELEKTATHIGIIEDGQMVFQGTKNELLSQVERDIILKVDDTEKAVSVLQGSFSVSQNLPGKISVKANDDQEFNSIVKTIIRNGIEIYDIESQSANLEQIFINLISKSHD is encoded by the coding sequence ATGGAAAGTATCAGCACAAAAGATCTGAGTTACAAGATAGGTTCTAAAACTATTTTAAATAACATCAGCCTCAATGTCCCGGAAGGCAGTATCTATGGCTACCTGGGAAGAAACGGAGCGGGAAAATCAACGACGATAAAACTTCTTTTGGGACTTCTGGAGGAAAACAGTGACAAGATTTTTATTCAGAATAAAAGTTTAAAACAAAACCGGACAGAAATTCTTGCTTCTACAGGAAATCTTATAGAATCGCCATGTTTTTATACAAAGCTAACGGTTTTTGAAAATTTAAAATATCTGGATATCATTTACGGCAAAGGGTCCAAAAGGATTGATGAAGTTTTGGAGCTGGTCGACCTGCATAAGGAAAAAAAGAAGAAAGCCAGTGCCTTATCTATGGGGATGAAACAACGCCTGGGTATTGCTATGGCTATATTTCATGATCCGAAACTATTGATTCTGGATGAGCCTTTAAATGGTCTGGATCCTCAGGGAATTTTTGAAATGAGAAAGCTTTTTCAACATCTGAACGAGCAGGGAAAAACAATATTTCTTTCAAGTCATATCCTGAGCGAACTTGAGAAGACCGCGACCCACATAGGCATTATTGAAGATGGGCAGATGGTTTTCCAGGGAACAAAAAACGAACTTCTCAGCCAGGTTGAAAGAGATATTATCCTGAAGGTGGATGATACAGAAAAGGCAGTATCTGTTTTGCAGGGTTCTTTTTCTGTTTCTCAAAATCTTCCGGGCAAGATTTCAGTCAAAGCCAATGATGACCAAGAGTTTAATTCAATTGTAAAAACAATAATCCGGAACGGGATTGAGATCTATGACATAGAATCTCAGAGTGCCAATCTTGAGCAGATCTTTATTAACCTAATTTCTAAAAGCCATGACTAA